In Flavobacterium sp. CS20, a single window of DNA contains:
- a CDS encoding choice-of-anchor I family protein, which produces MKHITLLALLLISSWASAQIISQYVETDSGTSPKGLEILNNTSVAIDFSVDNLIIEKGTNGGAPSSDFTIDSGVLQPGEVLVVGTIDMQTVATSNGVLFYEKAFTFNGDDALVLKLGTTTTDVFGSPNTDPGSAWEGNGVSTQNQNIALLSSITTGELTGFTDPSTRFETINTTPSDIANGGLDGFGVAPSPGSFDLQITEIFSGQAGNDLTEDWFEIKNNGGVAWISGVDPDLYYDDESADATTADLIQGITDIQPGESVVVLITGNTADITTFQNVWGEVLDLSTVEIGFVDGAGLGSGGDTVNLWLGDPLASSPFETASYPDTATNDGQSYDVELATFSTVGNANGAVATLQLGGDQADTPNIASPGNAPESTQVQLAFEETVVSVDENGGNVTINVSPSIAPSNASSVDVSVMMGGTALDGTHFTFSTSTLNFTSGSTVAQSVTIPIIDNNTDDSSVFFVLELSNPVNATLGNSVLPVYILDDDNDVPQADETVLDINYLNSYTVDPNGTAEISKFDPTTQRLFVVNDTKIEIIDLSVPTAPSTISNIDITPFGASAQSVDVRNGLVAIAVADNVETNPGSVVFTDVDGNNPVQVMVGVLPDMLTFTPDGNSVLVANEGQPSQDYTIDPEGSISKIDVTGGLAGITQANVTEINFNAFDGQEASFNANDIRIFGPGASVSQDLEPEYITVSEDSQTAYVVCQENNAYAIIDLTTNTVTDIKSFGLKDHSLPENTLDTSDETDFIFDANWPIKGLYMPDGIVTYNIGGVNYLITANEGDAREYDAFEEERNITDADYTLDPAVFQDIDILALEANLGAINVTNASGDADGDGLFEEIHILGGRSFSIFNADAGNLVYDSGNDFAHITATDPVYGAIFNASNSNNSFKNRSDNKGVEPENVIVKEINGNYYAFIILERIGGVMAYDVTNPSAPVFLEYENNRDATPGGQESGDLGPEGIVYIAPEDSGTGKALLVLSNEVSATLSIYELSNITLSTQDFDLNDLSFKVYPNPVDSLLEADQVGDYTIFNLNGQKLIEIKNSSKIDVQSLSRGIYIIKNEKGNSLKFIKR; this is translated from the coding sequence ATGAAACACATTACTTTATTAGCTTTATTATTGATTTCTAGTTGGGCATCTGCTCAGATTATCAGTCAATATGTAGAAACCGATAGCGGGACATCCCCAAAAGGTCTCGAAATTTTGAACAACACAAGTGTAGCAATTGATTTTTCAGTTGATAATCTCATCATAGAAAAAGGAACCAATGGTGGAGCTCCAAGTTCAGATTTTACTATTGATAGTGGTGTTTTACAACCTGGAGAAGTTCTTGTTGTTGGCACCATTGACATGCAGACTGTAGCCACTTCAAATGGTGTTTTGTTTTATGAAAAAGCTTTTACTTTTAACGGTGATGATGCTTTAGTTCTGAAACTTGGGACGACAACTACTGATGTTTTTGGAAGTCCCAATACCGATCCTGGGAGTGCTTGGGAAGGTAATGGCGTTTCAACACAAAACCAAAATATTGCATTATTAAGCAGTATTACTACTGGAGAATTAACGGGTTTCACAGATCCAAGCACAAGATTTGAAACCATCAACACTACGCCTTCAGATATTGCAAATGGTGGTTTAGATGGTTTTGGTGTTGCACCAAGTCCTGGAAGTTTTGACCTTCAAATTACAGAAATATTCTCAGGTCAAGCAGGTAACGATTTAACCGAAGATTGGTTTGAAATCAAAAATAATGGTGGAGTGGCTTGGATATCAGGCGTTGACCCAGATTTATATTACGATGACGAATCAGCAGATGCAACAACCGCCGATTTAATTCAAGGAATTACAGACATTCAACCAGGCGAGTCTGTTGTGGTTTTAATCACAGGCAATACTGCTGATATTACTACTTTTCAAAATGTTTGGGGTGAAGTTTTAGATTTATCCACCGTAGAAATTGGGTTTGTTGATGGTGCTGGACTTGGTAGTGGTGGCGATACTGTCAATCTTTGGTTAGGCGATCCTTTAGCTTCTTCACCTTTTGAAACCGCTTCTTATCCTGATACAGCGACCAACGATGGTCAATCTTATGATGTGGAATTGGCAACTTTTAGCACAGTTGGCAATGCAAACGGGGCAGTTGCAACCTTACAATTAGGCGGTGATCAAGCAGATACACCTAATATTGCATCTCCAGGAAATGCACCAGAATCTACTCAAGTTCAATTGGCTTTTGAAGAAACAGTTGTTTCAGTAGATGAAAATGGAGGTAATGTAACTATTAATGTTTCACCATCAATAGCACCTTCTAATGCATCAAGCGTAGATGTTTCTGTTATGATGGGAGGAACGGCTTTAGACGGCACACATTTTACATTTTCAACTTCAACTTTAAATTTCACTTCTGGTTCTACAGTAGCACAAAGTGTAACGATTCCTATTATTGATAACAATACAGATGATAGTAGTGTATTCTTTGTTTTAGAGTTATCAAACCCAGTTAATGCTACTTTAGGCAACTCTGTTCTACCAGTTTATATTTTAGACGATGACAACGATGTGCCACAAGCAGATGAAACTGTATTGGATATAAATTACCTGAACAGCTATACCGTTGACCCAAATGGTACAGCAGAAATTTCTAAGTTTGACCCAACTACACAACGCTTATTTGTAGTCAACGATACTAAAATTGAAATCATAGATTTATCTGTTCCAACCGCACCTTCAACCATTAGTAATATTGATATAACACCTTTTGGTGCAAGTGCACAAAGTGTTGACGTCAGAAATGGACTTGTTGCCATTGCAGTTGCCGATAATGTAGAAACTAATCCAGGATCTGTTGTTTTTACAGACGTAGATGGCAACAACCCCGTTCAAGTAATGGTTGGAGTTTTACCTGATATGTTAACTTTTACACCTGATGGTAATTCAGTTTTAGTGGCTAATGAAGGTCAACCTAGTCAAGACTATACTATTGATCCAGAAGGCAGTATAAGTAAAATTGATGTTACTGGTGGTTTAGCAGGAATTACCCAAGCTAATGTGACAGAAATTAATTTCAATGCTTTTGATGGACAAGAAGCTTCTTTTAATGCCAATGACATTAGAATTTTTGGTCCAGGAGCTAGTGTTTCTCAAGATTTGGAGCCAGAATATATTACAGTAAGTGAAGACTCTCAAACAGCTTATGTAGTTTGTCAAGAAAACAACGCTTATGCTATTATAGATTTGACCACAAATACTGTAACAGACATTAAATCTTTTGGTTTAAAAGATCACAGTTTACCAGAAAACACTTTAGATACTTCTGACGAAACGGACTTTATTTTTGATGCCAATTGGCCGATAAAAGGCTTGTATATGCCTGATGGCATTGTTACTTATAATATTGGCGGAGTTAATTATCTCATTACTGCAAATGAAGGAGATGCTAGAGAATATGATGCTTTTGAAGAAGAAAGAAATATTACAGATGCTGATTATACCTTAGATCCAGCCGTTTTTCAAGATATAGATATCTTAGCCCTTGAAGCAAACCTTGGAGCTATAAATGTAACCAATGCTTCTGGTGATGCTGATGGAGACGGATTGTTTGAAGAAATTCATATTTTAGGTGGTCGTTCATTTAGTATTTTTAACGCTGATGCTGGAAACTTGGTTTACGATAGTGGCAATGATTTTGCTCATATTACGGCAACTGATCCAGTTTACGGTGCTATATTTAATGCCAGTAACAGTAATAATTCTTTTAAAAATAGAAGTGACAATAAAGGGGTTGAGCCTGAAAATGTGATTGTTAAAGAAATCAATGGCAATTATTACGCATTTATTATTTTAGAACGTATTGGTGGAGTAATGGCTTACGATGTTACAAATCCTTCTGCACCTGTGTTTTTAGAATATGAAAACAATAGAGATGCCACGCCAGGTGGACAAGAAAGTGGAGATTTAGGTCCTGAAGGTATTGTTTATATTGCTCCTGAAGATAGTGGCACTGGTAAAGCTTTATTGGTGTTGTCTAATGAAGTCAGTGCAACTTTATCTATTTATGAATTGAGTAATATTACGCTTTCTACACAAGATTTTGATTTAAACGATTTGAGTTTCAAAGTTTATCCAAACCCTGTGGACTCACTTTTAGAAGCAGATC
- a CDS encoding saccharopine dehydrogenase family protein translates to MYLRKNNKNRQKSYKFMRKILIIGAGKSTASLVRFLAQKSQEQQLEITIADKDLKQAQKMTKFSEYLKPESLDIFNADDRQKAIKQADIIVSMLPARFHIEVAKDCLKFGKNMVTASYVSEAMQALDNEVKSKGLTFMNEIGVDPGVDHMSAMQVIDRIKNQGGKMLMFESFTGGLVAPESDDNLWHYKFTWNPRNVVVAGQGGATKFIQEGKYKYIPYQRLFRRTEFMNVPEYGRFEGIANRNSLQYRDIYGLENIPTIYRGTLRRVGYSKAWNVFVQLGMTDDTYIMENTKDMSYREFVNSFLPYSPTDSVELKLRHDLKIDQDDLIWEKLLELDLFNPDKKIGLDQATPAQALQKILEDQWTLQPNDKDMIVMYHKFGYELNNEKHQIDSTMVSIGEDQTYTAMAKTVGLPVGMATLKILNGDITRKGVLRPIYPDIYNPILKDLEEYDIKFKEHMVEYLGYNIENVN, encoded by the coding sequence ATATACCTTCGTAAAAACAACAAAAACAGACAAAAATCATATAAATTTATGCGTAAAATACTCATTATTGGTGCAGGAAAATCTACTGCTTCTTTAGTTCGATTTTTAGCCCAAAAATCTCAAGAACAACAATTAGAAATCACTATTGCAGACAAGGACTTGAAGCAAGCTCAAAAAATGACTAAATTTTCAGAATACTTAAAACCTGAAAGTTTAGATATTTTTAATGCAGATGATAGACAGAAAGCTATAAAACAAGCTGACATTATTGTTTCAATGCTTCCTGCGAGATTTCATATTGAAGTGGCTAAAGATTGTTTGAAATTTGGGAAAAATATGGTTACAGCTTCTTACGTTTCTGAAGCGATGCAAGCATTAGATAATGAAGTGAAATCCAAGGGTTTAACTTTTATGAACGAAATTGGCGTTGACCCAGGTGTTGACCATATGAGTGCAATGCAAGTGATAGATCGAATTAAAAATCAAGGCGGCAAAATGTTGATGTTTGAATCGTTTACAGGAGGTCTTGTTGCCCCTGAAAGCGATGATAATCTATGGCATTATAAATTTACTTGGAACCCCAGAAATGTAGTCGTAGCTGGTCAAGGTGGTGCGACAAAATTTATCCAAGAAGGCAAATACAAATACATTCCTTATCAGCGTTTGTTTAGACGAACTGAGTTTATGAATGTGCCAGAATATGGTAGATTTGAAGGTATTGCCAATCGAAATTCATTGCAATATAGAGATATTTACGGTTTAGAAAATATTCCCACTATATATCGTGGCACATTACGTCGAGTTGGTTATTCAAAAGCTTGGAATGTTTTTGTTCAGCTCGGTATGACAGACGATACATATATTATGGAAAACACCAAAGATATGAGTTACCGTGAGTTTGTTAATTCATTTTTACCTTATTCGCCAACAGATTCTGTTGAGTTGAAGTTGCGACATGATCTTAAAATTGATCAAGATGATTTGATTTGGGAAAAGCTTTTAGAGCTTGATTTATTTAACCCTGATAAAAAAATAGGTTTAGATCAAGCCACACCAGCTCAAGCACTGCAAAAAATATTAGAAGATCAATGGACTTTGCAACCCAACGACAAAGACATGATTGTGATGTATCATAAATTTGGTTATGAATTAAACAATGAAAAACATCAAATTGACTCTACAATGGTCAGTATTGGCGAAGACCAAACTTACACCGCTATGGCTAAAACAGTAGGACTTCCCGTAGGTATGGCTACACTTAAAATTTTAAATGGAGATATAACCCGTAAAGGCGTGTTAAGACCCATTTATCCAGATATTTACAATCCTATTCTAAAAGATTTAGAGGAATATGATATCAAATTTAAAGAACATATGGTAGAATATTTAGGTTACAATATTGAGAATGTAAATTAA
- a CDS encoding 3'(2'),5'-bisphosphate nucleotidase CysQ: protein MKKEYKQAVLVAITGGKEILKVYNTDFEVEYKGDNSPLTLADQKANEAIVEKLKPLGIPMISEENKNKTFTERKNWSQCWIIDPLDGTKEFVKRNGEFTVNIALVKNQKPIFGVIYVPVTKELFVGLVKENKSYKLIWDDTKNFDDNFNDAKTLKPTESETMRVVGSRSHMNEDTQKFIEELKSNQNKPVEIVSKGDSLKFCLIAEGKADVYPRFAPTMEWDTAEVKPFVKLLDFELLIKKHNNLCFIIEKTYSTIISW from the coding sequence ATGAAAAAAGAATACAAACAGGCTGTATTGGTCGCTATAACTGGTGGTAAAGAAATTTTAAAGGTTTACAATACCGATTTTGAAGTTGAATATAAAGGAGATAATTCGCCCTTGACGCTCGCCGATCAAAAGGCTAATGAAGCCATTGTAGAGAAATTAAAGCCATTGGGCATTCCTATGATTAGTGAAGAAAATAAAAATAAAACTTTTACTGAAAGAAAAAACTGGTCTCAATGTTGGATCATTGATCCATTAGATGGCACCAAAGAATTTGTAAAAAGAAACGGTGAGTTTACAGTAAATATCGCTTTGGTTAAAAACCAAAAACCCATATTTGGGGTCATTTATGTCCCTGTAACAAAAGAGTTATTTGTTGGTTTAGTTAAAGAAAACAAATCTTACAAGTTGATTTGGGATGACACAAAAAATTTTGATGACAATTTTAATGATGCAAAAACATTAAAACCAACGGAATCTGAAACAATGAGAGTTGTCGGTAGCCGTTCTCATATGAACGAAGACACACAAAAATTTATTGAAGAATTAAAATCCAATCAAAACAAACCCGTAGAAATTGTCTCAAAAGGCGACTCCTTAAAATTTTGTCTCATCGCTGAAGGAAAAGCTGATGTTTACCCACGATTTGCACCGACAATGGAATGGGATACTGCAGAGGTCAAGCCATTTGTGAAGCTGTTGGACTTCGAGTTGTTGATCAAAAAACACAACAACCTATGCTTTATAATCGAGAAAACTTACTCAACAATTATTTCTTGGTGA
- the cysC gene encoding adenylyl-sulfate kinase yields the protein MNNTVFHNYNITRQDREKQLKQSGLVLWFTGLSGSGKSTLANAVEQQLFNSGYKTYTLDGDNIRQGINKGLGFSAEDRAENLRRIAEVAKLFVDSGQICIAAFVSPTQADRQQVKNIIGPDDFFEIFVDTPLEVCEKRDVKGLYAKARKGEIKNFTGISAPYENPKHPDITVKTVNKSVEQSAQEVINKIKPHLKLTRYE from the coding sequence ATGAATAATACGGTTTTTCATAATTATAACATCACAAGACAAGATCGCGAAAAGCAATTGAAGCAGTCGGGCTTGGTTTTATGGTTCACGGGTTTATCAGGCTCTGGAAAATCAACGCTTGCCAATGCTGTTGAACAACAATTGTTTAATTCAGGTTATAAAACTTACACCTTAGACGGTGATAACATACGTCAAGGCATTAACAAAGGTTTAGGGTTTTCTGCCGAAGACCGTGCTGAAAACTTAAGACGAATAGCTGAAGTGGCTAAACTTTTTGTGGATTCAGGGCAAATCTGTATTGCAGCATTTGTTTCGCCAACACAAGCTGACAGGCAACAGGTCAAAAACATTATTGGACCAGATGATTTTTTTGAAATATTTGTAGATACACCACTTGAAGTTTGTGAAAAACGCGACGTCAAAGGGCTTTATGCCAAAGCAAGAAAAGGTGAAATAAAAAACTTTACAGGGATTTCAGCACCTTATGAAAATCCAAAACATCCTGATATTACAGTTAAAACAGTAAATAAAAGTGTAGAACAATCTGCCCAAGAAGTTATCAATAAAATCAAACCACATTTGAAATTAACACGTTATGAGTAA
- the cysD gene encoding sulfate adenylyltransferase subunit CysD, with translation MSKYYLNYLDELESEAIFILREVWAQFQNPVIMFSGGKDSILVTHLAKKAFYPAKIPFSLLHVDTGYNFPETIKFRDDLVKKLGVNLLVGSVQESIDKGRVLEEKGKNATRNALQITTLLDAIEEHKIDCAIGGGRRDEEKARAKERFFSHRDDFGQWDPKNQRPELWNLLNGKHFEGEHFRAFPISNWTEMDVWNYILRENISIPSLYIAHQREVVWRNGSWIPNSEFLKLEDHEEVVTKKIRFRTLGDITITGGIESDADTLEKIVEEVSTMRQTERGNRTDDKRSETAMEDRKKEGYF, from the coding sequence ATGAGTAAATATTATCTCAATTATCTCGACGAATTAGAATCTGAAGCCATATTCATCCTAAGAGAAGTTTGGGCACAGTTCCAAAATCCTGTCATTATGTTTTCAGGCGGAAAGGATTCTATTTTAGTTACACATTTGGCTAAAAAAGCATTTTATCCTGCAAAAATTCCTTTTTCACTTTTGCACGTTGATACAGGCTATAACTTTCCTGAAACGATTAAATTTCGTGATGATTTAGTGAAAAAACTTGGGGTTAATCTACTCGTTGGTTCTGTTCAAGAATCTATAGATAAAGGTCGAGTGCTGGAAGAAAAAGGCAAAAATGCAACCAGAAATGCACTGCAAATCACCACTTTACTCGATGCCATTGAAGAACATAAAATTGACTGTGCCATTGGTGGCGGAAGACGCGACGAAGAAAAAGCCAGAGCCAAAGAACGCTTCTTTTCTCACCGTGACGATTTTGGACAATGGGATCCTAAAAACCAACGACCAGAATTGTGGAATTTGTTGAATGGAAAACATTTTGAAGGTGAACATTTTAGAGCTTTTCCTATCAGTAATTGGACTGAAATGGACGTATGGAACTATATTTTAAGAGAAAACATATCAATTCCGTCGCTTTACATCGCTCACCAAAGAGAAGTAGTTTGGAGAAACGGTTCTTGGATTCCTAATTCAGAATTTTTAAAATTGGAAGATCATGAAGAAGTAGTTACCAAAAAAATAAGATTTAGAACACTTGGCGATATCACCATCACAGGCGGTATTGAGTCTGATGCCGATACATTAGAAAAAATTGTCGAAGAAGTTTCAACTATGCGTCAAACCGAACGTGGCAATAGAACTGATGATAAACGTTCAGAAACCGCAATGGAAGACCGTAAAAAAGAAGGTTATTTTTAA
- a CDS encoding sulfate adenylyltransferase subunit 1, protein MNIQHNQLLRFTTAGSVDDGKSTLIGRLLYDSKSIFEDQIAAVENTSKQKGIDGVDLALFTDGLKDEREQGITIDVAYRYFTTPKRKFIIADTPGHVEYTRNMVTGASTANAAIILIDARNGVIEQTKRHAYIASLLQIPHILVCVNKMDLVDYSEERFNEIVNQFEEFASKLYIKDVRYIPISALNGDNVVNRSEEMTWYKDSPLLNALETLHISSDINKIDSRLAVQTVIRPQREGFIDYRGYAGRLQSGIFRTGDEVTVLPSGLTSKIKSINAGEDEVQEAFAPMSVSITLEDDIDVSRGDMIVRKNNQPQTSQEFDVMLCWLNRDLARPRTKYTIMHTKNEKKAMIKDVVYKMDINTFKRDETDKMLNMNDIARVKIKTTKPLMIDAYRKNKHTGSIILIDDATKETVVAGMIV, encoded by the coding sequence ATGAATATTCAACATAATCAACTTTTAAGATTCACAACAGCTGGAAGTGTTGATGATGGAAAAAGCACTTTGATAGGTCGCTTGCTTTACGATTCTAAATCAATTTTTGAAGACCAAATCGCCGCCGTTGAAAACACCAGTAAACAAAAAGGTATAGATGGCGTAGATTTAGCCCTATTTACCGATGGCTTAAAAGATGAGAGAGAACAAGGCATCACTATTGATGTGGCTTACCGTTATTTTACTACACCAAAACGCAAGTTTATCATCGCCGATACGCCAGGTCACGTTGAATATACCCGAAATATGGTAACTGGTGCTTCAACAGCCAACGCCGCCATTATTCTTATCGATGCTAGAAATGGTGTGATTGAACAAACAAAACGCCACGCTTATATTGCCTCTTTATTGCAGATTCCACACATTTTAGTCTGTGTTAATAAAATGGATTTAGTCGATTATAGTGAAGAGCGTTTTAACGAAATTGTGAACCAGTTTGAAGAATTTGCTTCAAAACTTTACATCAAAGACGTGCGTTATATTCCAATCAGTGCTTTAAATGGCGACAATGTAGTCAACCGTTCTGAAGAAATGACTTGGTATAAAGATTCTCCACTTTTAAACGCTTTAGAAACTTTACATATCAGTAGTGATATTAATAAAATCGATAGCCGTCTAGCCGTTCAAACCGTGATAAGACCTCAGCGAGAAGGTTTTATTGATTACCGTGGTTATGCAGGCAGACTACAAAGCGGGATTTTTAGAACTGGCGATGAAGTCACTGTTTTACCTTCAGGATTGACTTCAAAAATAAAAAGTATTAATGCTGGTGAAGATGAAGTGCAAGAAGCTTTTGCTCCGATGTCGGTTTCAATAACATTAGAAGACGATATAGATGTTAGTCGTGGTGATATGATTGTAAGAAAAAACAACCAGCCCCAAACCTCACAAGAATTTGATGTGATGCTGTGTTGGTTGAATCGAGATCTTGCCAGACCGAGAACAAAATATACCATTATGCATACCAAGAATGAGAAAAAAGCAATGATCAAAGATGTGGTTTACAAAATGGACATTAATACTTTTAAAAGAGATGAGACTGACAAGATGTTGAATATGAATGATATAGCCCGTGTAAAAATAAAAACCACAAAACCTTTAATGATTGATGCTTACCGTAAAAACAAACATACGGGAAGTATTATTTTGATAGATGACGCTACAAAAGAAACCGTTGTCGCTGGTATGATTGTTTGA
- a CDS encoding isoamylase early set domain-containing protein: MAIKKQYLKSKPVCKVTFTVEAKDAKQVFVSGDFNDWSQTKNELKKLKNGNFKGTIDLEKGKTYEFKYLVDGNWQNEEQADSYKWNDLGSENSVLEV; this comes from the coding sequence ATGGCAATCAAGAAACAATATTTAAAATCCAAACCTGTCTGCAAAGTTACTTTTACTGTAGAAGCCAAAGACGCCAAACAAGTTTTTGTTAGTGGTGATTTCAACGATTGGAGTCAAACTAAAAACGAACTCAAAAAATTGAAAAACGGTAATTTTAAAGGCACTATTGATTTAGAAAAAGGCAAAACTTATGAATTCAAATATTTAGTTGACGGAAATTGGCAAAACGAAGAACAAGCCGACAGCTACAAATGGAACGATTTGGGCTCAGAAAACAGTGTTTTGGAAGTTTAG
- a CDS encoding aminotransferase class V-fold PLP-dependent enzyme — MNTKTIFPQTQNFTYLNTATCGLLSINVLLQKQKDNEDFYNQGSVFLNDEDKIITLTKKNIARIFNVDQDKVAISANFSLAFNAVLDAINESATFLYLNEDYPSIRLPIKNRGFDCKSISITSQIENDIYEYIAKYKPNFFAVSKVQYLSGLHLETSFFQKLKRDFPNLKILVDGTQYLGVEAYDFKNSGIDLMISSGYKWLNAGLGNCIVMLSEALLDELNPKQIGANSLIDKTKEASKPMGFLEPGHYDLIAIKSLATALELHYNQIGIENIQNHLQNISRQAFETFKNQQLIDEVVSKRSQHSTIFNLSINQKRFQDFEKANISLSKRGNGLRVSFHYHNDLEDLDQLLKIVNN, encoded by the coding sequence ATGAATACCAAGACTATTTTTCCACAAACTCAAAATTTCACCTATCTCAATACGGCGACTTGTGGGTTGCTGTCTATAAATGTGCTTTTACAAAAACAAAAAGACAACGAAGATTTTTACAATCAAGGCAGTGTTTTTTTGAATGATGAAGATAAAATTATCACTCTAACCAAAAAAAATATTGCAAGGATTTTTAATGTTGACCAAGATAAAGTAGCCATTTCGGCTAATTTTTCTTTGGCTTTTAATGCTGTTTTAGACGCCATAAATGAATCTGCTACTTTTTTGTATCTCAATGAAGATTATCCTTCTATTCGTTTGCCTATAAAAAACAGAGGTTTTGATTGTAAAAGTATTTCTATAACGAGTCAAATTGAGAATGATATTTATGAGTATATCGCCAAATATAAACCCAATTTTTTTGCTGTAAGTAAAGTTCAATATCTTAGTGGACTTCACCTTGAAACCTCTTTTTTTCAAAAACTAAAGCGAGATTTTCCCAACTTAAAAATTTTGGTTGATGGCACACAGTATCTTGGCGTTGAAGCCTATGATTTTAAAAATTCAGGAATTGACTTAATGATTTCAAGTGGCTATAAATGGCTCAACGCTGGACTTGGCAATTGTATTGTGATGCTTTCTGAAGCTCTACTTGATGAGCTCAACCCTAAGCAAATCGGTGCCAATAGTTTGATAGACAAAACCAAGGAAGCATCAAAACCTATGGGCTTTTTAGAGCCAGGTCATTACGACTTAATTGCCATAAAATCTTTGGCAACGGCTTTGGAATTACATTACAACCAAATTGGAATAGAAAACATTCAAAACCATTTACAAAATATTTCTCGTCAAGCCTTTGAAACTTTTAAAAATCAACAACTTATTGATGAAGTAGTGTCTAAAAGATCTCAACATTCAACCATTTTTAATTTAAGTATCAATCAAAAACGATTTCAAGACTTTGAAAAAGCTAATATTAGTCTCTCAAAAAGAGGAAATGGTTTGCGTGTTAGCTTTCATTATCACAATGATTTAGAAGATTTAGACCAACTTTTGAAGATTGTAAACAATTAA
- a CDS encoding 2TM domain-containing protein gives MTSSKDIDIDQKELFKNANRRLNQKKRLVHHLVFFIAGAVVLIFVNLVLEYQIDFKPLGWHWFVSAILIWAFFLLAHTINVFFVEKLMGRAWEEKYMSKLVEKQLVKLKKLQKKVDEKYPLEGTSQDKQDENQSKTEPQNPKKS, from the coding sequence ATGACTTCTTCTAAAGATATTGATATCGATCAAAAAGAGTTGTTCAAAAACGCTAATAGGCGCTTAAATCAAAAAAAGCGTTTAGTGCATCACCTCGTCTTTTTTATAGCAGGTGCCGTGGTTTTAATTTTTGTCAATTTAGTTTTAGAATATCAAATTGATTTTAAGCCCTTAGGCTGGCATTGGTTTGTTTCAGCTATTTTGATTTGGGCATTTTTTCTCCTTGCTCACACCATCAATGTGTTTTTTGTTGAAAAATTAATGGGCAGAGCTTGGGAAGAAAAATATATGAGTAAACTTGTTGAAAAACAATTGGTTAAACTAAAAAAACTTCAAAAAAAAGTAGATGAAAAATACCCATTAGAAGGCACAAGTCAAGATAAACAAGATGAAAATCAGTCTAAAACTGAACCCCAAAACCCTAAAAAATCTTGA
- a CDS encoding dihydrofolate reductase, with translation MKLIAIVAVGERNELGKDNQLLWHLPDDFKRFKALTSQHFIIMGRKTFESFPKPLPHRTHIVITRQDNYPIKDCIVVKSIDEAIKIAKKQDKVFVIGGGEIYKQFMPYVDEIELTRVRGQFDADTYFPEINLNTWTLTQSKHHPKDDKHNYAFDYETYTRKSVS, from the coding sequence TTGAAGTTAATTGCTATTGTCGCCGTTGGAGAAAGAAACGAGTTGGGTAAAGACAATCAATTGCTTTGGCATTTGCCCGATGATTTTAAGCGTTTTAAAGCTTTAACGAGCCAGCATTTTATTATTATGGGCAGAAAAACCTTTGAGTCTTTTCCTAAACCTTTACCTCACAGGACTCATATTGTGATTACACGACAAGATAACTACCCTATCAAAGATTGCATTGTTGTAAAAAGCATTGATGAAGCCATCAAAATAGCTAAAAAACAAGACAAGGTTTTTGTGATTGGTGGTGGCGAAATCTACAAGCAATTTATGCCATATGTTGATGAAATAGAACTGACCCGTGTTCGTGGACAATTTGATGCAGACACATATTTTCCTGAAATCAATTTGAATACTTGGACATTAACCCAAAGCAAACATCATCCAAAAGATGATAAACACAACTACGCCTTTGATTACGAAACCTACACCCGAAAATCAGTTTCATAA